In the genome of Saccharomonospora viridis DSM 43017, one region contains:
- a CDS encoding type VII secretion system-associated protein — MAQRDDSHRLVPEQSAVVRKPEITQEMRANARANPNSWLYVVDEAFDPNGNVPPWAVIGAYPVNADGEIIDDFHFNDQYRPSPQALGFPEPGSNLEYLLQLIHTQHRPPEDLAPAVLDAELFVFAYTPAQRTLVGFYDVDGTVVVPAYTSKSLAPRDWPHARAVRGRDIIDLLGGHPLVLNPDDAITAVVTPEELARVRARRL, encoded by the coding sequence ATGGCCCAACGCGACGATTCACACCGCCTCGTGCCCGAACAATCCGCCGTTGTCCGGAAACCTGAAATCACTCAGGAAATGCGGGCCAACGCACGAGCGAATCCCAACAGTTGGCTGTATGTCGTCGACGAGGCTTTCGACCCCAACGGCAACGTACCGCCCTGGGCCGTGATCGGCGCCTACCCGGTGAACGCCGACGGCGAGATCATCGACGACTTCCACTTCAACGACCAGTACCGCCCGTCTCCCCAAGCACTGGGTTTCCCCGAACCGGGCAGCAACCTGGAGTACCTGCTCCAGCTCATCCATACGCAGCACCGCCCCCCGGAGGACCTCGCCCCCGCGGTTCTCGACGCGGAGTTGTTCGTCTTCGCCTACACGCCGGCACAACGCACGCTCGTCGGGTTCTACGACGTCGACGGCACCGTCGTGGTGCCCGCGTACACGTCGAAATCACTGGCACCACGCGACTGGCCGCACGCCCGGGCCGTGCGGGGGCGGGACATCATCGACCTGCTCGGAGGACATCCGCTCGTTCTGAACCCGGACGACGCCATCACGGCCGTGGTGACCCCGGAGGAGCTGGCCCGGGTCCGCGCCCGGCGTCTCTGA
- a CDS encoding lysozyme: protein MGIGRRKWRAAAAVIAGSVSALLLGALAPATADTGTDDIRITGHGQELGSQIRAVEGDHSNSFTKRRALEPQGLNSDGAKAYATVPGIDVSGWQQNVDWAYWWGQGKRFAYVKATEGTSYKNPYFAQQYNGSYNIGMIRGAYHFALPNVSSGAAQANFFVDNGGGWSADGKTLPGVIDLEYNPYGDTCYGKTQSQMTAWILDFHDTYHARTGRWPVIYTSTSWWKQCVGTTGDFSSTAPLWIARYASSVGELPYNWSYHTFWQYTSTPIDQNSFNGSYERLQVLATG, encoded by the coding sequence ATGGGCATCGGACGGAGAAAGTGGCGTGCAGCCGCTGCCGTCATCGCCGGGTCGGTCAGCGCGCTCCTGCTCGGTGCGCTGGCTCCCGCGACGGCTGACACCGGCACGGACGACATACGTATCACCGGGCATGGCCAAGAGTTGGGCTCGCAGATCAGGGCGGTCGAAGGCGACCACTCCAACTCTTTCACGAAACGCCGAGCACTTGAACCACAAGGCCTCAACTCCGACGGTGCGAAGGCGTACGCCACCGTCCCAGGCATCGATGTCAGCGGCTGGCAACAGAATGTCGATTGGGCTTATTGGTGGGGTCAGGGCAAACGATTCGCCTACGTCAAGGCGACGGAAGGAACCAGCTACAAGAATCCCTACTTCGCGCAGCAGTACAACGGTTCCTACAACATCGGCATGATCCGGGGGGCCTATCACTTCGCGCTTCCCAACGTGTCGTCCGGCGCAGCACAGGCCAACTTCTTCGTCGACAACGGCGGTGGTTGGTCCGCTGACGGCAAGACACTGCCGGGCGTGATCGACCTGGAGTACAACCCGTACGGCGACACGTGCTACGGCAAGACGCAGTCGCAGATGACCGCCTGGATCCTCGACTTCCACGACACCTACCACGCCCGCACGGGTCGCTGGCCGGTGATCTACACGTCGACGAGCTGGTGGAAGCAGTGCGTGGGCACCACGGGCGACTTCTCCAGCACCGCCCCGCTGTGGATCGCTCGCTACGCCTCGTCGGTGGGTGAGCTGCCGTACAACTGGAGCTACCACACGTTCTGGCAGTACACCTCCACCCCGATCGACCAGAACAGCTTCAACGGTTCCTACGAGCGGCTGCAGGTTCTCGCGACCGGCTGA
- a CDS encoding helix-turn-helix domain-containing protein, whose translation MAARGGSGAEHTTPTARRMIVGAQLRRLRERAGISRGDAGYHIRASESKISRLELGRVSFKERDVADLLTLYGVTDPDEREVLLSMVEEANQVGWWQKFNDYTPKWFEPYLGLEEAASRIQTYELQFVPGLLQTADYARAVITHGLPHAASEEAEARVALRMRRQRLLQRPRAPKLWAVLDESVIHRPIGGRKVYREQLEHLLEMTRLPHITVQIVPYDRSGYAAEGAFTLLRFAQPELPNIGYIDHIAGGLVLERPEEIERIGRSLDRLAVDAETPERSRQMIAKMLAES comes from the coding sequence ATGGCTGCGCGAGGCGGTTCCGGGGCCGAGCACACCACCCCCACCGCTCGTCGGATGATCGTCGGGGCGCAACTTCGCCGGCTGCGGGAGCGGGCGGGGATCAGCAGAGGCGATGCCGGTTACCACATCCGTGCGTCGGAGTCCAAGATCAGCAGACTCGAGCTGGGCAGGGTCAGTTTCAAGGAGCGCGACGTCGCCGACCTGCTGACGCTGTACGGGGTCACCGATCCCGACGAGCGTGAAGTGCTGCTCAGCATGGTCGAGGAGGCCAACCAGGTCGGCTGGTGGCAGAAGTTCAACGACTACACGCCCAAGTGGTTCGAGCCCTACCTGGGGCTGGAGGAGGCCGCGTCCCGGATCCAGACCTACGAACTGCAGTTCGTGCCGGGACTGCTGCAGACGGCGGATTACGCGCGGGCCGTCATCACCCACGGGTTGCCCCACGCCGCGAGCGAGGAGGCCGAGGCGAGGGTGGCGCTGCGGATGCGGCGGCAGCGATTGCTGCAGCGCCCTCGTGCGCCGAAGCTGTGGGCGGTGTTGGACGAGTCGGTGATCCACCGGCCCATCGGTGGCCGGAAGGTGTATCGGGAGCAATTGGAGCACCTGCTCGAGATGACCAGGCTCCCGCATATCACGGTGCAGATAGTGCCTTACGACCGCAGTGGTTACGCCGCCGAGGGTGCGTTCACGTTGCTGCGGTTCGCCCAGCCCGAGTTGCCCAACATCGGCTACATCGATCACATCGCGGGTGGGCTGGTCTTGGAACGCCCCGAGGAGATCGAGAGGATCGGGCGGTCACTCGACCGGTTGGCCGTGGATGCCGAGACGCCGGAGCGGTCCCGGCAGATGATCGCGAAGATGTTGGCGGAGAGCTGA
- a CDS encoding sterol carrier family protein: MSSSRFVDPGELRAACEKVEPWLSGAAPEPARDDVAKAVRLTVKALSEMAPGRSVEVRVPPFAAVQCVEGPRHTRGTPPNVVETDPRTWLELALGRLKWTQAVEDARVDASGARADISRWLPIVRL, from the coding sequence ATGTCATCTTCACGCTTTGTTGATCCCGGCGAGTTGCGTGCCGCGTGCGAAAAAGTGGAGCCCTGGCTCTCCGGGGCCGCTCCCGAACCGGCCCGGGACGATGTGGCGAAAGCCGTGCGATTGACGGTGAAGGCGCTTTCCGAAATGGCTCCCGGGCGCAGTGTCGAAGTACGGGTCCCTCCCTTCGCCGCGGTGCAATGTGTGGAGGGGCCTCGGCACACGCGGGGAACGCCGCCGAATGTGGTGGAGACGGACCCCAGGACTTGGTTGGAACTCGCCCTTGGCCGTCTTAAGTGGACGCAAGCGGTGGAGGACGCCAGGGTCGACGCGTCAGGTGCGCGTGCCGATATCTCGCGGTGGCTGCCGATTGTTCGGCTGTAG